In Serratia sp. FDAARGOS_506, a genomic segment contains:
- a CDS encoding fimbrial protein, translated as MFLPRNRAGAVLLASLAFTPGYATSAAQGWGKVNMHGAIIDTACAIAAGSRDQTIDMDTIPLGQIIRDGQGMTKPFSIELVNCILERPENKPDWKFFQVTFDGYAEGALFGVQGDARGVALEIKDSSGTAVIPGKPLPMEGIIPGNRVLNYSMTLMPNHQPLKVGAYFSTVRFKLDYF; from the coding sequence ATGTTTTTACCAAGGAATCGAGCGGGTGCCGTTCTTTTGGCGTCGTTGGCGTTTACGCCCGGCTATGCAACTTCCGCCGCGCAGGGGTGGGGCAAAGTCAACATGCACGGCGCCATTATCGACACTGCCTGCGCTATTGCCGCCGGCAGCCGCGATCAGACGATCGATATGGACACTATTCCTCTCGGGCAGATCATTCGTGACGGCCAGGGGATGACCAAACCTTTCAGTATCGAATTGGTCAATTGCATTTTGGAACGGCCGGAAAACAAGCCCGACTGGAAATTCTTTCAGGTCACGTTTGATGGCTATGCGGAAGGCGCTCTGTTTGGCGTACAGGGCGATGCGCGCGGCGTCGCATTGGAGATAAAAGACAGCAGCGGCACGGCGGTTATTCCAGGGAAACCTTTGCCGATGGAGGGAATAATACCGGGGAACCGAGTGCTGAATTATTCCATGACGTTGATGCCGAATCACCAGCCGTTGAAGGTGGGAGCGTATTTTTCCACAGTGCGTTTTAAGCTGGATTATTTTTGA
- a CDS encoding outer membrane usher protein, giving the protein MLSPAGKLFRLQALGLCVALSLGNPIALVYAADVIQFNTDVLDINDRKNIDLSQFTRSGYIMPGVYTMVVHVNKNDLPEQPVTFMAPENDPKGSEACLSPELVSQLGLKEKLLSTLNWTHGGRCLNASSLAGMEARGDLASSSLYLNIPQAYLEYSAENWDPPSRWDDGIPGLLFDYNVNAQTQKHQKGGSSYSLSGNGTGGANLGAWRLRADWQANLNHQTGSSQPTDKQFDWSRYYAYRAIPALRSRLTMGEDYLNSDIFDSLRFTGVSLRSDDSMLPPNLRGYAPEVTGVAKTNAKVVVSQQGRVLYETQVAAGPFRIQDINDAVSGELDVRVEEQDGSVQEFKMNTANIPYLTRPGTVRYKLATGKPSEWGHHLRGPMFGTGEFSWGISNGWSLYGGGIAGGDYNALSLGIGRDLMALGALSFDATQSRARLPQDGTLTGGSYRLSYSKNFDEYDSQVTFAGYRFSQEDFMSMGDYLDARYEGGRSGKSKEMYTITFNKQFRDLGLSTYLNYSHQTYWDRAPNDRYNLMVSRYFDIGDFKNVSVSLSAYRNRYNERNDDGMYLSLSLPWGSAGTLSYNMTLDREENAHRVGYYNRVDEHNNYQISAGAARSGATASGYYSHQGDMAQINANASYQAGRYSAVGIGAQGGLTMAAEGAVLHRVNTPGGTRLLLDTEGVAGVPVRGYGSTVLTNRYGKAVVADVNSYYRNKASIDLNSLSDNVEATRSVVQATLTEGAIGYRKFEVIAGEKAMAIVKLADGSEPPFGATVLNARKQETGIINDGGSVYLSGLNPGERMSVHWNGAAQCEIQLPAPLPAEMLMNTLLLPCRPLAGNKPAADAN; this is encoded by the coding sequence ATGCTTTCACCGGCAGGGAAGTTATTTCGTCTTCAGGCCTTGGGGCTTTGCGTTGCCCTTTCTCTGGGAAATCCAATCGCGTTGGTCTATGCCGCCGACGTTATTCAATTCAATACTGACGTATTGGACATCAACGATCGTAAAAATATCGATCTGAGCCAATTTACGCGCAGCGGCTACATCATGCCGGGCGTTTATACCATGGTGGTGCACGTTAATAAGAACGATCTGCCGGAACAACCGGTGACGTTTATGGCGCCCGAAAACGATCCTAAAGGCAGTGAAGCCTGCCTTTCGCCGGAATTGGTCAGCCAACTGGGGCTGAAAGAAAAACTGTTAAGCACACTGAACTGGACGCACGGCGGCCGCTGTCTTAACGCCTCCAGTCTGGCGGGGATGGAAGCGCGCGGCGATCTTGCCAGCTCCTCGCTGTATCTCAATATTCCTCAGGCCTATCTGGAATACAGCGCGGAAAACTGGGATCCGCCTTCGCGCTGGGATGACGGTATTCCCGGGTTGCTGTTTGACTATAACGTCAACGCCCAAACGCAAAAGCACCAGAAAGGCGGCAGCAGCTACAGCCTGAGCGGCAACGGCACCGGCGGTGCCAACCTGGGTGCCTGGCGTCTGCGTGCCGACTGGCAGGCCAACCTCAACCACCAGACCGGATCCTCTCAGCCGACCGACAAACAGTTCGACTGGAGCCGCTATTACGCCTATCGGGCGATCCCGGCGCTGCGTTCGCGGCTGACGATGGGGGAGGATTACCTGAACTCAGACATTTTCGACAGCCTGCGCTTTACCGGCGTCAGTCTGCGATCCGACGACAGCATGTTGCCGCCCAACCTGCGCGGCTATGCGCCGGAAGTGACCGGCGTGGCGAAAACCAACGCCAAGGTGGTGGTCAGCCAGCAGGGGCGCGTGCTGTATGAAACGCAGGTGGCGGCGGGGCCGTTCCGCATTCAGGACATTAACGATGCGGTTTCCGGCGAATTGGACGTGCGCGTCGAAGAGCAGGACGGCAGCGTGCAGGAGTTCAAGATGAACACCGCCAACATCCCTTATCTGACGCGGCCGGGTACGGTGCGTTACAAGCTGGCGACGGGCAAGCCGTCGGAGTGGGGGCACCATCTGCGCGGGCCGATGTTCGGTACCGGCGAGTTTTCCTGGGGGATCAGCAACGGCTGGTCGCTGTACGGTGGGGGCATAGCCGGCGGCGATTACAACGCACTGTCGCTGGGGATCGGGCGCGATCTGATGGCGCTGGGGGCGCTGTCGTTCGACGCCACGCAGTCGCGTGCGCGTTTGCCGCAGGATGGCACTCTGACCGGCGGTTCGTACCGGCTGAGCTATTCGAAGAACTTCGATGAATACGACAGCCAGGTCACCTTCGCCGGTTACCGCTTCTCCCAGGAGGACTTCATGAGCATGGGGGACTACCTGGATGCGCGTTATGAAGGGGGGCGCAGCGGCAAGAGCAAGGAGATGTACACCATCACCTTCAACAAGCAGTTCCGCGATCTGGGGTTGAGCACCTACCTCAACTACAGCCACCAAACTTACTGGGATCGGGCACCGAACGATCGTTACAACCTGATGGTATCGCGCTACTTCGATATCGGCGATTTCAAGAACGTCAGCGTATCGCTATCGGCCTATCGCAACCGTTACAACGAGCGCAACGACGACGGGATGTATCTGTCGCTGTCGCTGCCCTGGGGCAGTGCAGGCACGCTCAGTTACAACATGACGCTCGATCGCGAAGAGAACGCTCACCGAGTCGGGTACTACAACCGGGTCGATGAACACAACAACTATCAGATCAGCGCCGGCGCTGCACGCAGCGGAGCGACGGCCAGCGGTTATTACAGCCATCAGGGTGACATGGCGCAGATCAACGCCAACGCCAGCTACCAGGCCGGCCGCTACAGCGCCGTCGGCATCGGCGCACAGGGCGGCCTGACGATGGCGGCGGAGGGGGCGGTGTTGCACCGCGTCAATACACCGGGCGGTACGCGTTTGCTGCTCGATACCGAAGGCGTCGCCGGTGTGCCGGTGCGTGGCTACGGCAGTACGGTGCTGACCAACCGTTACGGCAAGGCGGTGGTGGCGGATGTAAACAGCTATTACCGCAACAAGGCCAGTATCGATCTCAACAGCCTGAGTGACAACGTCGAGGCGACGCGTTCGGTGGTGCAGGCCACGTTGACCGAGGGTGCCATCGGCTACCGCAAGTTTGAGGTGATTGCCGGCGAGAAGGCGATGGCGATCGTCAAGCTGGCGGATGGCAGCGAGCCGCCGTTCGGCGCCACGGTGCTGAATGCCCGCAAACAGGAGACTGGCATCATCAATGACGGCGGCAGCGTTTACCTGTCCGGCCTCAACCCCGGCGAGCGCATGAGCGTGCACTGGAACGGCGCGGCGCAGTGTGAAATCCAGCTGCCGGCGCCGCTGCCGGCTGAAATGTTGATGAACACGTTGTTGCTGCCTTGCCGTCCTCTTGCCGGCAACAAGCCGGCGGCTGACGCCAATTGA
- the deoR gene encoding DNA-binding transcriptional repressor DeoR: protein METRREERINRLVQALKRADKIHLKEAAVLLGVSEMTIRRDLSAEPAAVVLLGGYVVTDPRSNGVTNYFVSDQKAKQVTEKRRIGLLAAPLINENDTVFFDCGTTTPAIIDAIADELTFTAVCHSLNTFLALQDKPNCKVVLCGGEFKPNNYIFSSVSGRNELDHICPNIAFISAAGLSLEHGATCFNFDELEMKHRAMAMAQQKILVADHSKFGKTKPACIGPLTQFDRVISDRQPDADFMAFFNDNAIATRY, encoded by the coding sequence ATGGAAACGCGGCGCGAAGAACGTATCAACCGGTTAGTTCAGGCGTTAAAACGCGCTGACAAGATCCACCTGAAAGAAGCCGCCGTGCTGCTGGGGGTCTCCGAGATGACCATTCGCCGCGATCTGAGCGCCGAACCGGCGGCCGTGGTGCTGCTCGGCGGCTATGTGGTGACCGACCCCCGCAGCAACGGCGTGACCAACTACTTCGTTTCCGATCAAAAAGCCAAGCAGGTGACGGAAAAACGGCGCATCGGCCTGCTGGCGGCGCCGCTGATCAATGAAAACGACACGGTATTTTTCGACTGCGGCACCACCACCCCGGCGATCATCGACGCCATCGCCGACGAGCTGACCTTCACCGCCGTGTGTCATTCGCTGAACACCTTCCTGGCGCTGCAGGACAAACCGAACTGCAAGGTGGTCCTGTGCGGCGGCGAGTTCAAACCGAACAACTACATCTTTTCCAGCGTCAGCGGCCGTAACGAGCTCGATCACATCTGCCCGAACATCGCCTTTATCTCCGCCGCCGGTCTCAGCCTGGAACATGGCGCCACCTGCTTCAACTTCGACGAGCTTGAGATGAAGCATCGCGCCATGGCGATGGCGCAGCAAAAAATCCTGGTGGCCGACCACAGCAAGTTCGGCAAAACCAAACCGGCCTGCATCGGCCCGCTGACGCAGTTCGATCGGGTGATCAGCGATCGTCAACCGGACGCCGACTTCATGGCGTTCTTCAACGACAACGCCATCGCTACCCGCTATTAA
- a CDS encoding fimbrial protein, with amino-acid sequence MLLGKAYERHQRRTIGLTVLAALMVPLTAGTMLMLMPSARAVDNWDVEGANGTLHVYGALTESACSLEMTTARQEVWLGETGTAHFQRPGDRGTPVAFELTLKDCLRAPASNRDAWTGVLAWSGSQPAVSVAFSASTDDDAPGLVRVAGVTGLGLQLADASGLPVRLGARNKPVLLTPGQNTLTYTVTPVRTPATLSAGAYRAAIDFRLYYD; translated from the coding sequence ATGCTATTGGGAAAGGCCTATGAACGCCATCAGCGACGCACTATCGGCCTGACGGTGTTGGCCGCGCTAATGGTGCCACTGACGGCGGGCACGATGTTGATGCTGATGCCGTCGGCCCGCGCGGTGGACAACTGGGACGTGGAGGGCGCGAACGGCACGCTCCACGTCTACGGCGCGTTGACGGAAAGCGCCTGCAGTCTGGAAATGACCACCGCTCGTCAGGAAGTGTGGCTGGGAGAGACGGGAACGGCGCACTTCCAGCGCCCGGGCGATCGCGGCACGCCGGTGGCGTTCGAGCTGACGCTGAAAGACTGTCTGCGGGCGCCGGCGAGCAACCGCGACGCCTGGACCGGGGTTCTGGCCTGGAGCGGCAGCCAGCCTGCGGTGTCTGTGGCGTTTTCCGCATCGACGGATGACGACGCGCCGGGTCTGGTCAGGGTCGCCGGCGTCACTGGCTTGGGGTTGCAGTTGGCGGATGCCAGCGGCCTGCCGGTGCGTCTCGGCGCGCGTAACAAACCGGTATTGCTGACGCCGGGACAAAACACCCTGACGTATACGGTGACGCCGGTGCGCACCCCGGCGACCCTGAGCGCCGGCGCTTACCGTGCGGCGATCGATTTCCGCCTTTATTACGACTAA
- a CDS encoding fimbria/pilus periplasmic chaperone, whose product MMNLTMTRKTVFLVGPLAAALTIGAVSLPAHAAIALDRTRVIFDGDLKTVSLNISNQNKQLPYLAQGWIEDDRGNKIQSPFTVLPPVQRVEPGKPSQVKIQSLPAARQLPQDRETLYYFNLREIPPRSNKPNTLQIALQTRIKMFYRPAALAPKKNAAPWQEQLTLTRQGDKYVVNNPTPYYVTIVEASAGKGGKGAAGFEPLMVAPKASASLNVSAASLGNAPSLAYINDYGGRPQLNFRCAGNACQAVPVAK is encoded by the coding sequence ATGATGAATCTGACTATGACCAGAAAGACCGTTTTTCTTGTGGGCCCACTCGCCGCCGCGTTGACGATCGGTGCGGTCAGCCTGCCCGCTCATGCGGCCATCGCGCTGGATCGCACGCGCGTGATTTTCGACGGCGACCTGAAAACGGTCAGTCTCAACATCAGTAACCAGAACAAACAGTTACCGTATTTGGCGCAGGGATGGATCGAAGACGATCGCGGCAACAAAATCCAAAGCCCTTTCACCGTGCTGCCGCCGGTGCAGCGAGTGGAGCCGGGCAAACCGAGCCAGGTGAAGATCCAGTCGCTACCGGCCGCGCGTCAGCTGCCGCAGGACAGGGAGACGTTGTATTACTTCAACCTGCGCGAGATCCCGCCGCGCAGCAATAAGCCGAACACACTGCAGATAGCATTGCAGACGCGCATCAAAATGTTTTATCGCCCGGCGGCGCTTGCCCCGAAGAAGAATGCTGCCCCATGGCAGGAGCAGCTGACGCTGACCCGGCAGGGTGACAAGTACGTGGTGAACAACCCGACTCCTTATTACGTGACGATCGTTGAGGCGAGCGCCGGCAAGGGCGGGAAAGGGGCGGCGGGCTTTGAACCGTTGATGGTGGCGCCGAAGGCCAGTGCCTCGCTGAACGTTTCCGCTGCGAGCCTCGGTAACGCTCCGTCGCTGGCGTACATCAACGATTACGGTGGGCGGCCGCAGTTGAACTTCCGCTGCGCCGGCAATGCCTGCCAGGCCGTGCCGGTCGCCAAATGA
- a CDS encoding L-serine ammonia-lyase has product MVSVFDIFKIGIGPSSSHTVGPMKAGKQFVDDLIAHQQLQDTTRVVVDVYGSLSLTGKGHHTDIAIIMGLAGNLPHDVDIDSIPGFIRDVEQRGRLPLANGHHEVDFPLHGGMNFHSDNLPLHENGMRIRAFAGERLLHSKTYYSIGGGFIVDEEHFGQSAEGATPVPYPFKSAHDLQQHCKDTGLSLSGLVMQNELALRSKADIDAHFADVWQVMSAGIERGINTEGLLPGPMKVPRRAAALRRILVTGDKNNIDPMNVVDWINMFALAVNEENAAGGRVVTAPTNGACGIIPAVLAYYDKFIRPVNANSYTRYFLASGVIGALYKMNASISGAEVGCQGEVGVACSMAAAGLTELLGGSPAQVCIAAEIAMEHHLGLTCDPLAGQVQVPCIERNAISAVKAVNAARMAMRRTSEPRVCLDKVIETMYETGKDMNAKYRETSQGGLAIKVVACN; this is encoded by the coding sequence ATGGTCAGCGTTTTCGATATTTTCAAAATTGGCATCGGCCCATCCAGCTCCCACACCGTTGGCCCGATGAAAGCCGGCAAACAGTTCGTCGACGATCTGATCGCCCACCAGCAGCTGCAGGACACCACCCGCGTGGTGGTCGACGTGTACGGTTCGCTGTCGTTGACCGGTAAAGGTCACCACACCGATATCGCCATCATCATGGGCCTGGCCGGCAACCTGCCGCACGACGTGGACATCGACAGCATTCCGGGCTTTATCCGCGACGTCGAACAGCGCGGCCGCCTGCCGCTGGCCAACGGCCATCACGAGGTGGATTTCCCGCTGCACGGCGGCATGAATTTCCACAGCGACAACCTGCCGCTGCACGAAAACGGCATGCGCATCCGCGCCTTCGCCGGTGAGCGCCTGCTGCACAGCAAAACCTATTACTCGATCGGTGGCGGTTTCATCGTCGACGAAGAGCACTTCGGCCAATCCGCCGAGGGCGCCACGCCGGTGCCCTACCCGTTCAAATCGGCGCACGATCTGCAGCAGCATTGCAAAGACACCGGGCTGTCGTTGTCCGGCCTGGTGATGCAAAATGAGCTGGCGCTGCGCAGCAAGGCGGATATCGACGCGCACTTCGCCGACGTCTGGCAGGTGATGAGCGCCGGCATCGAACGCGGCATCAACACCGAAGGCTTGCTGCCCGGCCCGATGAAAGTGCCACGCCGCGCCGCCGCGCTGCGCCGCATTCTGGTGACCGGTGATAAGAACAATATCGACCCGATGAACGTGGTCGATTGGATCAACATGTTCGCGTTGGCGGTCAACGAAGAGAACGCCGCCGGTGGCCGCGTGGTCACCGCGCCGACCAACGGCGCCTGCGGCATCATCCCTGCGGTGCTGGCTTACTATGACAAGTTCATCCGTCCGGTAAACGCCAACTCCTACACCCGCTACTTCCTGGCGTCCGGCGTGATTGGCGCGCTGTACAAGATGAACGCCTCCATCTCCGGTGCCGAAGTGGGCTGCCAGGGGGAAGTGGGCGTAGCCTGCTCGATGGCGGCGGCCGGATTGACCGAGCTGCTCGGCGGCAGCCCGGCGCAGGTGTGCATCGCGGCGGAGATCGCCATGGAGCACCATTTGGGGCTGACCTGCGATCCGCTCGCCGGCCAGGTTCAGGTGCCCTGCATCGAGCGCAACGCCATTTCCGCCGTCAAGGCAGTCAACGCCGCGCGCATGGCGATGCGCCGCACCAGCGAACCGCGGGTTTGTCTGGATAAGGTGATCGAAACCATGTACGAGACCGGCAAAGACATGAACGCCAAATACCGCGAAACCTCACAGGGCGGGCTGGCGATCAAGGTCGTGGCCTGCAACTGA
- a CDS encoding helix-turn-helix transcriptional regulator has translation MNTMIKIALFDENRYFSAGWQAALALHFSTYGKRTLLLDAQQVHEADLVFCYFPPGVQSCFCHFFEAQAAGRKTLYFSLRTPEGRHKRTVGNRCSLEAGVIYHDTSLVSALYQVSAELERRSKWPGRPGCGRSCVCQHRGLTLREQEIMRCMTREMGVTQIARMLDISVKTVSNHKMSVMRKMGFRRNAELYGWLRHSAVGARAGIQPGIAAGKERH, from the coding sequence ATGAACACGATGATAAAAATCGCGCTATTTGATGAAAACCGCTACTTCAGCGCCGGTTGGCAGGCGGCCCTGGCGCTTCATTTCAGCACTTACGGCAAGCGCACGCTGTTACTGGATGCGCAGCAGGTTCACGAGGCCGATCTGGTGTTCTGCTATTTTCCCCCTGGCGTGCAAAGCTGTTTTTGTCACTTCTTTGAGGCGCAGGCCGCGGGGCGCAAGACACTGTATTTCTCGTTGCGAACGCCGGAGGGGCGGCACAAACGCACCGTCGGGAACCGTTGCTCGCTGGAGGCCGGGGTTATCTACCACGATACGTCGCTGGTCTCGGCGCTGTATCAGGTGAGTGCCGAGCTGGAGCGGCGCAGCAAATGGCCGGGCCGGCCGGGTTGTGGCAGGAGCTGCGTATGCCAACACCGGGGCCTGACGCTGCGCGAACAGGAGATCATGCGCTGCATGACGCGGGAGATGGGAGTAACGCAAATCGCACGGATGCTGGACATCAGCGTGAAAACCGTCAGCAATCACAAGATGAGCGTGATGCGCAAGATGGGATTCCGGCGTAATGCCGAGCTTTACGGTTGGCTGCGGCACAGCGCCGTGGGCGCTAGAGCCGGCATTCAACCGGGCATTGCGGCAGGGAAGGAGCGGCATTGA
- a CDS encoding HAAAP family serine/threonine permease: MDTTQTGTIASAASGSSSTWRKTDTMWMLGLYGTAIGAGVLFLPINAGIGGLIPLIIMAIIAFPMTFFAHRGLCRFVLSGKNPGEDITAVVEEHFGITAGKLITLLYFFAIYPILLVYSVAITNTVDSFITHQLGMTSPPRAILSLILIVGLMTIVRFGEQAIVKTMSILVFPFVAVLMLLAVYLIPNWTGAIFENVSLSGSGTGMGHGLIMTLWLAIPVMVFSFNHSPIISAFAVAKREEYGADAEKKCSRILAYAHIMMVLTVMFFVFSCVLSLTPENLAEAKAQNISILSYLANHFNNPMIEYIAPVIAFVAITKSFLGHYLGAREGFNGLVAKSMKSRGKTVSTAKLNRMTAIFMLVTTWIVATLNPSILGMIETLGGPIIAMLLFLMPMYAIRKVPAMRKYSGHISNVFVVVMGLIAISAIVFSLLG; the protein is encoded by the coding sequence ATGGACACTACACAGACCGGCACAATTGCCTCTGCGGCCTCGGGCTCCAGCAGTACCTGGCGTAAAACGGATACCATGTGGATGTTGGGCCTGTACGGCACCGCCATCGGCGCAGGCGTCCTGTTCTTGCCAATCAACGCCGGCATCGGCGGTTTGATTCCTCTGATCATCATGGCCATCATCGCTTTCCCGATGACCTTCTTTGCCCACCGCGGCCTGTGCCGTTTCGTTCTGTCCGGCAAAAATCCCGGTGAAGACATCACCGCCGTGGTAGAAGAGCACTTCGGCATCACCGCCGGTAAACTGATTACCCTGCTGTACTTCTTCGCCATCTACCCGATTCTGTTGGTTTACAGCGTGGCGATCACCAACACCGTCGACAGTTTCATCACCCACCAGTTGGGCATGACGTCGCCACCGCGCGCCATCCTGTCGCTGATCCTGATCGTCGGCCTGATGACCATCGTGCGCTTCGGTGAGCAGGCCATCGTGAAAACCATGAGCATCCTGGTCTTCCCGTTCGTTGCGGTACTGATGCTGCTGGCGGTGTATCTGATCCCTAACTGGACCGGCGCCATCTTCGAAAACGTATCGCTGTCCGGCAGCGGTACCGGCATGGGCCACGGCCTGATCATGACCCTGTGGCTGGCGATCCCGGTAATGGTGTTCTCCTTCAACCACTCGCCGATCATCTCCGCCTTCGCCGTCGCCAAACGCGAAGAGTACGGCGCAGACGCCGAGAAAAAATGCTCCCGCATTCTGGCTTATGCACACATCATGATGGTGCTGACCGTGATGTTCTTCGTGTTCAGCTGCGTGCTGAGCCTGACGCCGGAAAACCTGGCGGAAGCCAAGGCGCAGAACATCTCGATTCTGTCTTACCTGGCTAACCACTTTAACAACCCGATGATCGAGTACATCGCGCCGGTTATCGCCTTCGTCGCCATCACCAAGTCGTTCCTGGGCCACTACCTGGGCGCCCGTGAAGGCTTCAACGGCCTGGTTGCCAAGTCGATGAAGAGCCGTGGCAAAACCGTCAGCACCGCCAAGCTGAACCGCATGACCGCTATCTTCATGCTGGTGACCACCTGGATCGTCGCCACCCTGAACCCAAGCATCCTGGGCATGATCGAAACCCTGGGTGGCCCAATCATCGCCATGCTGCTGTTCCTGATGCCGATGTATGCCATCCGTAAAGTGCCTGCCATGCGCAAGTACAGCGGCCACATCAGCAACGTGTTCGTGGTTGTGATGGGTCTGATTGCTATCTCTGCTATCGTGTTCAGCCTGCTCGGCTAA
- a CDS encoding fimbrial protein, whose amino-acid sequence MRATETNRRRSALLGAGMVMLAGMMSQPAAAAENMRFHGTLVAEPCVIQPGDEDIQLDFGTIVDKYLYLNTRTHSQTFALHLTECDLSLGNTVTITFTGTENAKLPGLLALDAGSLASGIGIGLEDSSGKALPLNRASDKFRLNAGNTTLTLQAYVQGEPEAIQTKSIGRGTFSAVATFTLEYE is encoded by the coding sequence ATGCGCGCGACAGAGACGAACCGGCGCCGAAGCGCGCTGCTGGGAGCCGGCATGGTAATGCTGGCTGGCATGATGTCGCAGCCGGCGGCTGCGGCGGAAAACATGCGCTTTCACGGTACGCTGGTGGCCGAGCCGTGTGTCATACAACCGGGGGATGAGGACATCCAACTGGATTTCGGCACCATCGTCGACAAATACCTGTATTTGAACACCCGCACCCACAGCCAAACCTTCGCGTTGCATCTGACCGAGTGCGATCTCAGCCTGGGCAATACGGTGACCATTACGTTTACCGGCACCGAGAACGCCAAATTGCCCGGCCTGTTGGCGCTCGATGCCGGTAGCCTGGCGTCGGGGATCGGCATCGGGCTGGAGGACAGCAGCGGCAAGGCGCTGCCGCTCAATCGCGCCAGCGATAAATTCCGTCTGAATGCCGGCAACACCACCCTCACGCTGCAAGCCTATGTGCAGGGAGAGCCGGAGGCCATCCAAACGAAGTCCATCGGCCGCGGCACCTTCAGCGCGGTGGCCACTTTTACGTTGGAATACGAATAA
- a CDS encoding FKBP-type peptidyl-prolyl cis-trans isomerase N-terminal domain-containing protein has protein sequence MKLRLLGCVALLFTGVAQADDGVPALLQFAEQYQRQNTGAKSENTAPADRGAGQKKREPAKRPSDTNLPASPAKAFTLSQELLARDQQLARQRMELTMLRQELAALREEKAAPSVATLPDSSTLRQWIAGLGAAWRGSPDAQRAEALLRQATQETAKTKAAAMQAERRVTELESAAQASAQTLAQRQREHQEELHTLRAALEASEQKLAGEQKVTQQTREELLALHKRLQWEMTPEQLKDERKRLSYAAGSALGRDIQSVVTERQSWGVQVDRDSLLAGVIDSVSGRLQLPQDELNTLTAQADAAAVTAREKRVNEQRRRDEDYLAQFSQQKGVKQSAMGFWYRVDYAGEGALAPTAVVDVVVKEKLTDGTMIQDMELSGKVLSQPLSEYPPLFREAISHLHNHGSLTMVVPPALAYGETGYPPKVPPNATMIYELRIDNSQAPAKGGQAVKREAGTAGRQG, from the coding sequence ATGAAGCTGCGCCTGCTGGGCTGTGTCGCTCTGCTGTTCACCGGCGTCGCGCAGGCGGACGACGGCGTGCCGGCGCTGCTGCAGTTTGCCGAGCAGTATCAACGGCAGAATACCGGGGCGAAGAGTGAAAACACGGCACCCGCCGACCGCGGGGCGGGGCAAAAAAAGCGTGAGCCGGCAAAGCGTCCGTCGGACACCAACCTGCCTGCTTCACCGGCCAAAGCTTTTACGCTGAGCCAGGAATTATTGGCGCGTGACCAACAGTTGGCGCGCCAGAGAATGGAACTGACGATGTTGCGCCAGGAACTTGCTGCGCTGCGGGAGGAAAAAGCAGCACCCTCCGTCGCGACGTTGCCTGATTCGTCAACGCTGCGGCAGTGGATCGCTGGGCTGGGCGCCGCCTGGCGCGGTTCGCCCGATGCCCAGCGCGCCGAAGCGCTGCTGCGTCAGGCGACGCAGGAAACCGCTAAAACCAAAGCGGCGGCGATGCAGGCTGAACGGCGCGTCACCGAGCTGGAGTCCGCCGCGCAGGCATCGGCACAGACGCTTGCACAACGCCAGCGCGAGCACCAGGAGGAGCTGCACACTCTGCGCGCCGCGTTGGAGGCAAGTGAGCAGAAGCTGGCCGGTGAGCAGAAAGTGACCCAGCAGACGCGCGAAGAACTGTTGGCGCTGCATAAACGGCTGCAATGGGAGATGACGCCGGAACAGTTGAAGGATGAACGGAAACGTTTGTCCTACGCAGCGGGCAGCGCGTTGGGAAGGGATATTCAGAGTGTCGTGACGGAGCGTCAAAGCTGGGGCGTCCAGGTGGATCGCGACAGCCTGTTAGCGGGCGTCATCGATAGCGTGTCGGGGCGTTTGCAACTGCCGCAGGATGAACTGAATACGCTGACGGCGCAGGCGGATGCCGCCGCCGTGACCGCGCGTGAGAAACGCGTTAACGAACAGCGGCGGCGTGATGAAGATTACCTGGCGCAGTTCAGTCAACAAAAGGGTGTCAAGCAGTCGGCGATGGGCTTTTGGTATCGGGTGGATTACGCCGGGGAGGGCGCGCTGGCGCCAACGGCGGTGGTCGATGTGGTCGTGAAGGAGAAGCTGACCGACGGCACGATGATCCAGGATATGGAACTGAGCGGCAAGGTGCTGTCGCAACCGCTGTCCGAGTATCCGCCGCTGTTCCGGGAGGCGATAAGCCATCTGCACAACCACGGTTCGCTGACGATGGTCGTGCCGCCGGCGCTGGCCTATGGCGAAACCGGCTACCCGCCGAAAGTGCCACCTAACGCCACCATGATTTATGAATTACGCATCGACAACAGTCAGGCACCGGCAAAGGGCGGCCAGGCGGTTAAACGGGAAGCCGGAACGGCGGGGAGGCAGGGATGA